The following coding sequences are from one Bombus terrestris chromosome 14, iyBomTerr1.2, whole genome shotgun sequence window:
- the LOC100652138 gene encoding liprin-alpha-1 isoform X8, with protein MWNMMCDVMPTIAEDSISQRSSQYSGEDANFEQLMVSMLDERDKLVESLRENQERLQETEARLQEVEKERDSLNRQLNANIPQDFSQLTKELAAARESILEREEEISELKAERNNTRLLLEHLECLVSRHERSLRMTVVKRQAAAQSGVSSEVEVLKALKSLFEHHKALDEKVRERLRVALERNTSLEEELAITKEELQQYKLSGHAPKNIEDRPKENGQAEDGQQQNKNETEQAGGQQEQQQQPQQQQLQQSVQKLGTEKSTEIESRLSNGSLDPVDQDSAARVIDLQATLDKQSSELSTWQRRVAELSGRVAELEETLSKTQKDLLKTQETNVKLQRDLRENVAQKEDQEERIATLEKRYLNAQRESTSLHDLNEKLEQELQHKKAQLKLQEEKIAAIQEKLELAEQKLAQYAKLPEMEEQLKQRMEALTQVRRPNQQAQERHGSAEDRIQRLETQLEEKNAEVMRVNQRLKMNEEHNTRLSTTVDKLLSESNERLQVHLKERMHALEEKNALTQELEKTRKIAEDLQNEKAEIVKELGKARLEIDNVKRQMLQQEIAFNIQQTDALTRSLSPNAVDPGSFSRSASHSSFDTHSLPRRTGKRPAIEDDPAKNYVARTLAEQEWEKLQQAHVLANVQQAFDVSSDAEGDGDNESLFSCAADVISPTGHTDAQTLALMLQEQLDAINNEIRLIQEEKQSTEARAEELESRVGSLEHMNLLARGRSLERASPPLSGRSTPKSHHSPNRDYLHKYHTAPASMSPAHLHQYAASLASPGQLSESLPASQLQLSGEELHSVSERDSTGGAGSGGSDAASPLTARSIRLERVAQALAHSQEELRRRTGQAGFPSSGFPAHSQDSLHKNNLSGVGLPIGQLSSSHLHMQSTMSPATAAAVAAAQKKKGIKSSLGRFFSKKEKIKGKDTPMPGDIPGMGGANTPADPDYGDNVSVAGTMGSKSDFDRRKKKSPSMFGSMLDSSRHELLAEAMKAGTPFALWNGPTVVAWLELWVGMPTWYVAACRANVKSGAIMSALSDTEIQREIGISNPLHRLKLRLAIQEMVSLTSPSAPKTSRTTLAFGDMNHEWIGNVWLPSLGLPQYRSTFMECLVDARMLDHLTKKDLRGQLRMVDSFHRTSLQYGISCLKRLNYDRQQLEERRRMAEGANVDVLVWSNDRVIRWVQSIGLKEYGNNLLESGVHGALIALDESFDANSFALALQIPTQNTQARQLLEMEFANLLTVGTERRLDEANSMKS; from the exons gATTTCTCTCAGTTGACGAAGGAGCTCGCAGCAGCGCGCGAAAGTATcctagaaagagaagaagagatatCGGAACTAAAAGCAGAAAGGAATAATACTCGT CTTCTGCTCGAGCATCTGGAATGCCTGGTTTCCCGACATGAACGATCGCTTAGGATGACTGTAGTGAAGAGGCAAGCCGCCGCGCAATCTGGAGTATCGTCCGAAGTTGAAGTGCTCAAAGCTCTAAAAAGTCTGTTCGAGCACCACAAGGCTTTAGACGAGAAA GTGCGTGAACGATTACGAGTTGCATTAGAAAGGAATACAAGCCTGGAAGAAGAGCTAGCTATTACCAAAGAAGAG CTCCAGCAATATAAATTAAGTGGACATGCGCCTAAAAATATAGAAGATAGACCCAAAGAGAACGGGCAGGCGGAAGATGGGCAGCAACAGAACAAG AATGAGACTGAGCAGGCAGGAGGCCAGCAGGAACAGCAACAACAACCGCAACAACAACAACTGCAGCAGTCAGTACAAAAACTAGGTACGGAGAAGTCAACAGAGATCGAAAGTAGACTGAGCAATGGCAGTCTCGATCCTGTGGACCAGGATTCTGCGGCGCGCGTAATAGATTTGCAAGCTACTCTTGACAAGCAG AGCTCAGAGTTGAGCACATGGCAGCGGCGGGTAGCCGAATTAAGTGGCCGTGTAGCAGAGTTGGAAGAAACTTTGTCCAAGACTCAGAAAGATCTTCTGAAAACCCAAGAAACGAATGTCAAACTGCAGAGAGATTTACGTGAAAATGTTGCCCAAAAAGAGGACCAAGAAGAGAGGATAGCGACTCTTGAAAAACGTTATCTTAATGCTCAACGAGAGTCCACTAGTTTACATGATCTCAATGAGAAGCTGGAGCAAGAGCTGCAGCATAAGAAAGCTCAATTAAAG CtccaagaagaaaaaatagCGGCGATACAGGAGAAACTAGAACTCGCAGAACAAAAATTAGCCCAATACGCTAAGTTACCAGAAATGGAAGAGCAATTAAAGCAGAGGATGGAGGCTCTGACGCAGGTGAGGAGGCCCAACCAG caGGCTCAAGAAAGACACGGCAGCGCAGAGGATAGAATACAGCGGTTGGAAACGCAACTTGAAGAAAAGAATGCAGAAGTGATGCGTGTCAATCAACGACTTAAGATGAATGAGGAGCATAATACGCGGCTTAGTACAACTGTTGATAAACTTTTGTCAg AATCTAATGAAAGATTGCAAGTACATTTAAAAGAAAGGATGCACGCATTAGAAGAGAAAAACGCACTCACGCAAGAACTGGAAAAGACTAGGAAGATTGCGGAAGATCTTCAAAATGAGAAGGCCGAAATAGTTAAGGAATTAGGGAAAGCTCGCCTTGAAATCGATAACGTGAAAAGGCAGATGCTTCAGCAAGAAATTGCGTTCAATATTCAACAAACTGATGCTCTAACTCGAAGTTTGTCCCCTAATGCAGTGGATCCAGGTTCCTTTTCTAGGAGTGCAAGTCATAGTAGTTTTGATACCCATTCTTTACCAAGAAGAACGGGTAAACGACCTGCAATCGAAGATGATCCAGCAAAG aattatgtaGCGCGCACTTTAGCAGAGCAAGAATGGGAAAAGTTACAGCAGGCTCATGTCCTTGCGAATGTACAACAAGCATTTGATGTTTCTAGTGATGCAGAAGGTGACGGAGATAACGAAAGTTTATTCAGTTGTGCAGCTGATGTAATTAGTCCTACAGGACATACGGATGCTCAAACATTAGCATTAATGTTACAAGAACAATTAGATgcaattaataatgaaattagatTAATCCAG GAAGAAAAGCAAAGTACCGAGGCGCGTGCCGAGGAGTTGGAGTCCCGGGTTGGTAGTCTTGAACATATGAATTTGTTAGCCAGAGGGCGAAGTCTCGAACGAGCATCTCCACCATTAAGTGGACGATCCACTCCAAAATCGCATCATAGTCCAAACAGagattatttacataaatatcataCA GCACCAGCATCAATGTCTCCAGCGCATCTCCATCAATATGCTGCCTCTTTAGCTAGTCCAGGTCAACTTTCGGAATCCCTTCCTGCGAGCCAG tTGCAGTTATcaggcgaagaattgcattcAGTGAGCGAAAGAGATAGCACTGGTGGTGCAGGAAGTGGTGGTAGCGATGCAGCTTCACCGTTAACTGCTCGATCGATCAGGCTAGAACGAGTAGCCCAGGCACTTGCTCACAGTCAAGAGGAACTTAGAAG ACGCACTGGACAAGCCGGATTTCCCAGCAGTGGTTTTCCTGCTCACAG CCAGGACAGTTTGCATAAGAACAACTTGTCTGGTGTTGGATTGCCAATTGGACAATTGTCTAGTTCGCATTTGCACATGCAATCTACCATGAGTCCAGCAACCGCAGCAGCAGTAGCTGCAGCTCAAAAGAAGAAAGGCATTAAGAGCAGTCTTGGTAGATTTTTCAGCAAGAAAGAAAAG ATCAAGGGGAAAGATACACCAATGCCTGGAGATATACCAGGTATGGGAGGAGCAAATACACCTGCAGATCCTGATTATGGAGATAATGTTTCTGTTGCTGGCACTATGGGTAGTAAAAGCGATTTTGAtcgtagaaaaaagaaaag TCCAAGTATGTTTGGAAGTATGTTAGATTCCTCACGACACGAACTTCTGGCGGAGGCAATGAAAGCTGGAACACCTTTTGCTCTATGGAATGGACCAACTGTAGTGGCTTGGCTTGAGCTTTGGGTGGGCATGCCAACGTGGTATGTTGCAGCTTGCCGGGCAAATGTCAAAAGTGGTGCCATAATGAGTGCTCTTAGTGATACCGAAATTCAGCGTGAAATTGGCATAAG tAATCCTCTACATCGATTGAAACTACGGTTAGCTATTCAAGAAATGGTGTCACTTACAAGTCCATCAGCACCAAAAACTTCTCGCACAACCTTAGCATTTGGAGATATGAATCACGAATGGATTGGTAATGTTTGGCTTCCAAGTCTTGGTTTGCCACAGTATCGATCCACTTTCATGGAGTGCCTTGTTGATGCTAGAATGTTGGATCACCTTACCAAAAAGGACCTTCGTGGTCAACTTAGAATGGTTGATAGTTTTCACAG aACAAGCTTGCAATATGGCATTTCGTGTTTAAAACGATTAAATTATGATAGGCAACAATTAGAAGAAAGGAGACGAATGGCGGAAGGTGCGAACGTCGATGTTCTTGTATGGAGTAATGATCGTGTTATAAGATGGGTGCAATCTATCGGCCTGAAA gAATATGGTAACAACCTCTTAGAATCTGGGGTACATGGAGCTCTTATAGCCCTCGATGAAAGTTTCGACGCGAATAGTTTTGCTCTAGCTTTGCAAATTCCAACGCAAAACACACAA GCTCGGCAGTTGTTAGAGATGGAGTTTGCAAATTTATTAACAGTAGGAACAGAAAGGCGACTCGATGAAGCGAATAGTATGAAATCCTGA
- the LOC100652138 gene encoding liprin-alpha-1 isoform X9 codes for MWNMMCDVMPTIAEDSISQRSSQYSGEDANFEQLMVSMLDERDKLVESLRENQERLQETEARLQEVEKERDSLNRQLNANIPQDFSQLTKELAAARESILEREEEISELKAERNNTRLLLEHLECLVSRHERSLRMTVVKRQAAAQSGVSSEVEVLKALKSLFEHHKALDEKVRERLRVALERNTSLEEELAITKEELQQYKLSGHAPKNIEDRPKENGQAEDGQQQNKNETEQAGGQQEQQQQPQQQQLQQSVQKLGTEKSTEIESRLSNGSLDPVDQDSAARVIDLQATLDKQSSELSTWQRRVAELSGRVAELEETLSKTQKDLLKTQETNVKLQRDLRENVAQKEDQEERIATLEKRYLNAQRESTSLHDLNEKLEQELQHKKAQLKLQEEKIAAIQEKLELAEQKLAQYAKLPEMEEQLKQRMEALTQVRRPNQQAQERHGSAEDRIQRLETQLEEKNAEVMRVNQRLKMNEEHNTRLSTTVDKLLSESNERLQVHLKERMHALEEKNALTQELEKTRKIAEDLQNEKAEIVKELGKARLEIDNVKRQMLQQEIAFNIQQTDALTRSLSPNAVDPGSFSRSASHSSFDTHSLPRRTGKRPAIEDDPAKNYVARTLAEQEWEKLQQAHVLANVQQAFDVSSDAEGDGDNESLFSCAADVISPTGHTDAQTLALMLQEQLDAINNEIRLIQEEKQSTEARAEELESRVGSLEHMNLLARGRSLERASPPLSGRSTPKSHHSPNRDYLHKYHTAPASMSPAHLHQYAASLASPGQLSESLPASQLQLSGEELHSVSERDSTGGAGSGGSDAASPLTARSIRLERVAQALAHSQEELRSQDSLHKNNLSGVGLPIGQLSSSHLHMQSTMSPATAAAVAAAQKKKGIKSSLGRFFSKKEKIKGKDTPMPGDIPGMGGANTPADPDYGDNVSVAGTMGSKSDFDRRKKKSPSMFGSMLDSSRHELLAEAMKAGTPFALWNGPTVVAWLELWVGMPTWYVAACRANVKSGAIMSALSDTEIQREIGISNPLHRLKLRLAIQEMVSLTSPSAPKTSRTTLAFGDMNHEWIGNVWLPSLGLPQYRSTFMECLVDARMLDHLTKKDLRGQLRMVDSFHRTSLQYGISCLKRLNYDRQQLEERRRMAEGANVDVLVWSNDRVIRWVQSIGLKEYGNNLLESGVHGALIALDESFDANSFALALQIPTQNTQARQLLEMEFANLLTVGTERRLDEANSMKS; via the exons gATTTCTCTCAGTTGACGAAGGAGCTCGCAGCAGCGCGCGAAAGTATcctagaaagagaagaagagatatCGGAACTAAAAGCAGAAAGGAATAATACTCGT CTTCTGCTCGAGCATCTGGAATGCCTGGTTTCCCGACATGAACGATCGCTTAGGATGACTGTAGTGAAGAGGCAAGCCGCCGCGCAATCTGGAGTATCGTCCGAAGTTGAAGTGCTCAAAGCTCTAAAAAGTCTGTTCGAGCACCACAAGGCTTTAGACGAGAAA GTGCGTGAACGATTACGAGTTGCATTAGAAAGGAATACAAGCCTGGAAGAAGAGCTAGCTATTACCAAAGAAGAG CTCCAGCAATATAAATTAAGTGGACATGCGCCTAAAAATATAGAAGATAGACCCAAAGAGAACGGGCAGGCGGAAGATGGGCAGCAACAGAACAAG AATGAGACTGAGCAGGCAGGAGGCCAGCAGGAACAGCAACAACAACCGCAACAACAACAACTGCAGCAGTCAGTACAAAAACTAGGTACGGAGAAGTCAACAGAGATCGAAAGTAGACTGAGCAATGGCAGTCTCGATCCTGTGGACCAGGATTCTGCGGCGCGCGTAATAGATTTGCAAGCTACTCTTGACAAGCAG AGCTCAGAGTTGAGCACATGGCAGCGGCGGGTAGCCGAATTAAGTGGCCGTGTAGCAGAGTTGGAAGAAACTTTGTCCAAGACTCAGAAAGATCTTCTGAAAACCCAAGAAACGAATGTCAAACTGCAGAGAGATTTACGTGAAAATGTTGCCCAAAAAGAGGACCAAGAAGAGAGGATAGCGACTCTTGAAAAACGTTATCTTAATGCTCAACGAGAGTCCACTAGTTTACATGATCTCAATGAGAAGCTGGAGCAAGAGCTGCAGCATAAGAAAGCTCAATTAAAG CtccaagaagaaaaaatagCGGCGATACAGGAGAAACTAGAACTCGCAGAACAAAAATTAGCCCAATACGCTAAGTTACCAGAAATGGAAGAGCAATTAAAGCAGAGGATGGAGGCTCTGACGCAGGTGAGGAGGCCCAACCAG caGGCTCAAGAAAGACACGGCAGCGCAGAGGATAGAATACAGCGGTTGGAAACGCAACTTGAAGAAAAGAATGCAGAAGTGATGCGTGTCAATCAACGACTTAAGATGAATGAGGAGCATAATACGCGGCTTAGTACAACTGTTGATAAACTTTTGTCAg AATCTAATGAAAGATTGCAAGTACATTTAAAAGAAAGGATGCACGCATTAGAAGAGAAAAACGCACTCACGCAAGAACTGGAAAAGACTAGGAAGATTGCGGAAGATCTTCAAAATGAGAAGGCCGAAATAGTTAAGGAATTAGGGAAAGCTCGCCTTGAAATCGATAACGTGAAAAGGCAGATGCTTCAGCAAGAAATTGCGTTCAATATTCAACAAACTGATGCTCTAACTCGAAGTTTGTCCCCTAATGCAGTGGATCCAGGTTCCTTTTCTAGGAGTGCAAGTCATAGTAGTTTTGATACCCATTCTTTACCAAGAAGAACGGGTAAACGACCTGCAATCGAAGATGATCCAGCAAAG aattatgtaGCGCGCACTTTAGCAGAGCAAGAATGGGAAAAGTTACAGCAGGCTCATGTCCTTGCGAATGTACAACAAGCATTTGATGTTTCTAGTGATGCAGAAGGTGACGGAGATAACGAAAGTTTATTCAGTTGTGCAGCTGATGTAATTAGTCCTACAGGACATACGGATGCTCAAACATTAGCATTAATGTTACAAGAACAATTAGATgcaattaataatgaaattagatTAATCCAG GAAGAAAAGCAAAGTACCGAGGCGCGTGCCGAGGAGTTGGAGTCCCGGGTTGGTAGTCTTGAACATATGAATTTGTTAGCCAGAGGGCGAAGTCTCGAACGAGCATCTCCACCATTAAGTGGACGATCCACTCCAAAATCGCATCATAGTCCAAACAGagattatttacataaatatcataCA GCACCAGCATCAATGTCTCCAGCGCATCTCCATCAATATGCTGCCTCTTTAGCTAGTCCAGGTCAACTTTCGGAATCCCTTCCTGCGAGCCAG tTGCAGTTATcaggcgaagaattgcattcAGTGAGCGAAAGAGATAGCACTGGTGGTGCAGGAAGTGGTGGTAGCGATGCAGCTTCACCGTTAACTGCTCGATCGATCAGGCTAGAACGAGTAGCCCAGGCACTTGCTCACAGTCAAGAGGAACTTAGAAG CCAGGACAGTTTGCATAAGAACAACTTGTCTGGTGTTGGATTGCCAATTGGACAATTGTCTAGTTCGCATTTGCACATGCAATCTACCATGAGTCCAGCAACCGCAGCAGCAGTAGCTGCAGCTCAAAAGAAGAAAGGCATTAAGAGCAGTCTTGGTAGATTTTTCAGCAAGAAAGAAAAG ATCAAGGGGAAAGATACACCAATGCCTGGAGATATACCAGGTATGGGAGGAGCAAATACACCTGCAGATCCTGATTATGGAGATAATGTTTCTGTTGCTGGCACTATGGGTAGTAAAAGCGATTTTGAtcgtagaaaaaagaaaag TCCAAGTATGTTTGGAAGTATGTTAGATTCCTCACGACACGAACTTCTGGCGGAGGCAATGAAAGCTGGAACACCTTTTGCTCTATGGAATGGACCAACTGTAGTGGCTTGGCTTGAGCTTTGGGTGGGCATGCCAACGTGGTATGTTGCAGCTTGCCGGGCAAATGTCAAAAGTGGTGCCATAATGAGTGCTCTTAGTGATACCGAAATTCAGCGTGAAATTGGCATAAG tAATCCTCTACATCGATTGAAACTACGGTTAGCTATTCAAGAAATGGTGTCACTTACAAGTCCATCAGCACCAAAAACTTCTCGCACAACCTTAGCATTTGGAGATATGAATCACGAATGGATTGGTAATGTTTGGCTTCCAAGTCTTGGTTTGCCACAGTATCGATCCACTTTCATGGAGTGCCTTGTTGATGCTAGAATGTTGGATCACCTTACCAAAAAGGACCTTCGTGGTCAACTTAGAATGGTTGATAGTTTTCACAG aACAAGCTTGCAATATGGCATTTCGTGTTTAAAACGATTAAATTATGATAGGCAACAATTAGAAGAAAGGAGACGAATGGCGGAAGGTGCGAACGTCGATGTTCTTGTATGGAGTAATGATCGTGTTATAAGATGGGTGCAATCTATCGGCCTGAAA gAATATGGTAACAACCTCTTAGAATCTGGGGTACATGGAGCTCTTATAGCCCTCGATGAAAGTTTCGACGCGAATAGTTTTGCTCTAGCTTTGCAAATTCCAACGCAAAACACACAA GCTCGGCAGTTGTTAGAGATGGAGTTTGCAAATTTATTAACAGTAGGAACAGAAAGGCGACTCGATGAAGCGAATAGTATGAAATCCTGA
- the LOC100652138 gene encoding liprin-alpha-1 isoform X12 yields MTVVKRQAAAQSGVSSEVEVLKALKSLFEHHKALDEKVRERLRVALERNTSLEEELAITKEELQQYKLSGHAPKNIEDRPKENGQAEDGQQQNKNETEQAGGQQEQQQQPQQQQLQQSVQKLGTEKSTEIESRLSNGSLDPVDQDSAARVIDLQATLDKQSSELSTWQRRVAELSGRVAELEETLSKTQKDLLKTQETNVKLQRDLRENVAQKEDQEERIATLEKRYLNAQRESTSLHDLNEKLEQELQHKKAQLKLQEEKIAAIQEKLELAEQKLAQYAKLPEMEEQLKQRMEALTQVRRPNQQAQERHGSAEDRIQRLETQLEEKNAEVMRVNQRLKMNEEHNTRLSTTVDKLLSESNERLQVHLKERMHALEEKNALTQELEKTRKIAEDLQNEKAEIVKELGKARLEIDNVKRQMLQQEIAFNIQQTDALTRSLSPNAVDPGSFSRSASHSSFDTHSLPRRTGKRPAIEDDPAKNYVARTLAEQEWEKLQQAHVLANVQQAFDVSSDAEGDGDNESLFSCAADVISPTGHTDAQTLALMLQEQLDAINNEIRLIQEEKQSTEARAEELESRVGSLEHMNLLARGRSLERASPPLSGRSTPKSHHSPNRDYLHKYHTAPASMSPAHLHQYAASLASPGQLSESLPASQLQLSGEELHSVSERDSTGGAGSGGSDAASPLTARSIRLERVAQALAHSQEELRRRTGQAGFPSSGFPAHSRHGQHNNGALNSGTPPSPLSSRHSSQDSLHKNNLSGVGLPIGQLSSSHLHMQSTMSPATAAAVAAAQKKKGIKSSLGRFFSKKEKIKGKDTPMPGDIPGMGGANTPADPDYGDNVSVAGTMGSKSDFDRRKKKSPSMFGSMLDSSRHELLAEAMKAGTPFALWNGPTVVAWLELWVGMPTWYVAACRANVKSGAIMSALSDTEIQREIGISNPLHRLKLRLAIQEMVSLTSPSAPKTSRTTLAFGDMNHEWIGNVWLPSLGLPQYRSTFMECLVDARMLDHLTKKDLRGQLRMVDSFHRTSLQYGISCLKRLNYDRQQLEERRRMAEGANVDVLVWSNDRVIRWVQSIGLKEYGNNLLESGVHGALIALDESFDANSFALALQIPTQNTQARQLLEMEFANLLTVGTERRLDEANSMKS; encoded by the exons ATGACTGTAGTGAAGAGGCAAGCCGCCGCGCAATCTGGAGTATCGTCCGAAGTTGAAGTGCTCAAAGCTCTAAAAAGTCTGTTCGAGCACCACAAGGCTTTAGACGAGAAA GTGCGTGAACGATTACGAGTTGCATTAGAAAGGAATACAAGCCTGGAAGAAGAGCTAGCTATTACCAAAGAAGAG CTCCAGCAATATAAATTAAGTGGACATGCGCCTAAAAATATAGAAGATAGACCCAAAGAGAACGGGCAGGCGGAAGATGGGCAGCAACAGAACAAG AATGAGACTGAGCAGGCAGGAGGCCAGCAGGAACAGCAACAACAACCGCAACAACAACAACTGCAGCAGTCAGTACAAAAACTAGGTACGGAGAAGTCAACAGAGATCGAAAGTAGACTGAGCAATGGCAGTCTCGATCCTGTGGACCAGGATTCTGCGGCGCGCGTAATAGATTTGCAAGCTACTCTTGACAAGCAG AGCTCAGAGTTGAGCACATGGCAGCGGCGGGTAGCCGAATTAAGTGGCCGTGTAGCAGAGTTGGAAGAAACTTTGTCCAAGACTCAGAAAGATCTTCTGAAAACCCAAGAAACGAATGTCAAACTGCAGAGAGATTTACGTGAAAATGTTGCCCAAAAAGAGGACCAAGAAGAGAGGATAGCGACTCTTGAAAAACGTTATCTTAATGCTCAACGAGAGTCCACTAGTTTACATGATCTCAATGAGAAGCTGGAGCAAGAGCTGCAGCATAAGAAAGCTCAATTAAAG CtccaagaagaaaaaatagCGGCGATACAGGAGAAACTAGAACTCGCAGAACAAAAATTAGCCCAATACGCTAAGTTACCAGAAATGGAAGAGCAATTAAAGCAGAGGATGGAGGCTCTGACGCAGGTGAGGAGGCCCAACCAG caGGCTCAAGAAAGACACGGCAGCGCAGAGGATAGAATACAGCGGTTGGAAACGCAACTTGAAGAAAAGAATGCAGAAGTGATGCGTGTCAATCAACGACTTAAGATGAATGAGGAGCATAATACGCGGCTTAGTACAACTGTTGATAAACTTTTGTCAg AATCTAATGAAAGATTGCAAGTACATTTAAAAGAAAGGATGCACGCATTAGAAGAGAAAAACGCACTCACGCAAGAACTGGAAAAGACTAGGAAGATTGCGGAAGATCTTCAAAATGAGAAGGCCGAAATAGTTAAGGAATTAGGGAAAGCTCGCCTTGAAATCGATAACGTGAAAAGGCAGATGCTTCAGCAAGAAATTGCGTTCAATATTCAACAAACTGATGCTCTAACTCGAAGTTTGTCCCCTAATGCAGTGGATCCAGGTTCCTTTTCTAGGAGTGCAAGTCATAGTAGTTTTGATACCCATTCTTTACCAAGAAGAACGGGTAAACGACCTGCAATCGAAGATGATCCAGCAAAG aattatgtaGCGCGCACTTTAGCAGAGCAAGAATGGGAAAAGTTACAGCAGGCTCATGTCCTTGCGAATGTACAACAAGCATTTGATGTTTCTAGTGATGCAGAAGGTGACGGAGATAACGAAAGTTTATTCAGTTGTGCAGCTGATGTAATTAGTCCTACAGGACATACGGATGCTCAAACATTAGCATTAATGTTACAAGAACAATTAGATgcaattaataatgaaattagatTAATCCAG GAAGAAAAGCAAAGTACCGAGGCGCGTGCCGAGGAGTTGGAGTCCCGGGTTGGTAGTCTTGAACATATGAATTTGTTAGCCAGAGGGCGAAGTCTCGAACGAGCATCTCCACCATTAAGTGGACGATCCACTCCAAAATCGCATCATAGTCCAAACAGagattatttacataaatatcataCA GCACCAGCATCAATGTCTCCAGCGCATCTCCATCAATATGCTGCCTCTTTAGCTAGTCCAGGTCAACTTTCGGAATCCCTTCCTGCGAGCCAG tTGCAGTTATcaggcgaagaattgcattcAGTGAGCGAAAGAGATAGCACTGGTGGTGCAGGAAGTGGTGGTAGCGATGCAGCTTCACCGTTAACTGCTCGATCGATCAGGCTAGAACGAGTAGCCCAGGCACTTGCTCACAGTCAAGAGGAACTTAGAAG ACGCACTGGACAAGCCGGATTTCCCAGCAGTGGTTTTCCTGCTCACAG CAGGCATGGGCAACATAACAACGGCGCACTCAATTCTGGGACTCCCCCTTCCCCATTGTCCTCACGTCATAGCAGCCAGGACAGTTTGCATAAGAACAACTTGTCTGGTGTTGGATTGCCAATTGGACAATTGTCTAGTTCGCATTTGCACATGCAATCTACCATGAGTCCAGCAACCGCAGCAGCAGTAGCTGCAGCTCAAAAGAAGAAAGGCATTAAGAGCAGTCTTGGTAGATTTTTCAGCAAGAAAGAAAAG ATCAAGGGGAAAGATACACCAATGCCTGGAGATATACCAGGTATGGGAGGAGCAAATACACCTGCAGATCCTGATTATGGAGATAATGTTTCTGTTGCTGGCACTATGGGTAGTAAAAGCGATTTTGAtcgtagaaaaaagaaaag TCCAAGTATGTTTGGAAGTATGTTAGATTCCTCACGACACGAACTTCTGGCGGAGGCAATGAAAGCTGGAACACCTTTTGCTCTATGGAATGGACCAACTGTAGTGGCTTGGCTTGAGCTTTGGGTGGGCATGCCAACGTGGTATGTTGCAGCTTGCCGGGCAAATGTCAAAAGTGGTGCCATAATGAGTGCTCTTAGTGATACCGAAATTCAGCGTGAAATTGGCATAAG tAATCCTCTACATCGATTGAAACTACGGTTAGCTATTCAAGAAATGGTGTCACTTACAAGTCCATCAGCACCAAAAACTTCTCGCACAACCTTAGCATTTGGAGATATGAATCACGAATGGATTGGTAATGTTTGGCTTCCAAGTCTTGGTTTGCCACAGTATCGATCCACTTTCATGGAGTGCCTTGTTGATGCTAGAATGTTGGATCACCTTACCAAAAAGGACCTTCGTGGTCAACTTAGAATGGTTGATAGTTTTCACAG aACAAGCTTGCAATATGGCATTTCGTGTTTAAAACGATTAAATTATGATAGGCAACAATTAGAAGAAAGGAGACGAATGGCGGAAGGTGCGAACGTCGATGTTCTTGTATGGAGTAATGATCGTGTTATAAGATGGGTGCAATCTATCGGCCTGAAA gAATATGGTAACAACCTCTTAGAATCTGGGGTACATGGAGCTCTTATAGCCCTCGATGAAAGTTTCGACGCGAATAGTTTTGCTCTAGCTTTGCAAATTCCAACGCAAAACACACAA GCTCGGCAGTTGTTAGAGATGGAGTTTGCAAATTTATTAACAGTAGGAACAGAAAGGCGACTCGATGAAGCGAATAGTATGAAATCCTGA